A genomic region of Thunnus maccoyii chromosome 13, fThuMac1.1, whole genome shotgun sequence contains the following coding sequences:
- the fam53c gene encoding LOW QUALITY PROTEIN: protein FAM53C (The sequence of the model RefSeq protein was modified relative to this genomic sequence to represent the inferred CDS: deleted 1 base in 1 codon) produces the protein MPESSYWQLCPPSKSGLQGGLLSSSFPPGPVPLVPPDAHLQEGGDPLDGPPSQPQQQHRPLAPSTSASELSLPGAAAAAAAPPGPGPPPPPPPPPKRHCRSLSVPEDLSRCRYTWRPSASRVWTPVSRQQCHGGAGGGVTGGGAGPGGGGGIGAGAAGGGACPLRAPSSSLNSSLHSSSSPTFFSLALSPDSPLPWSFPWDPSEAAAGGGACCCFFPSPSSCSSSPSPLHPPPPPQRRFSLSPVLIRDSAASTSFLPPPPVPSQAAPPPPGCSAAAAALPPLPPERRRGGGPVPASPSSACSTPSSLRRSLPPQLPRCHSQPCDLLLLKPGLKRRRDPDRPCARPVLDFTKMTQTRSIDPQCLERGGGGRLACGGDVCMGMESFMSDFRGSCSPAECLGRTSIGPLSESDEECREDDGDDEEEDEDGEEDADEREAAQQQAAVFERDCTELDLNLIEEN, from the exons ATGCCTG agAGCAGCTACTGGCAGCTCTGCCCTCCCTCCAAGTCCGGCCTGCAGGGGGGGTTGCTGAGCTCTAGTTTCCCCCCCGGCCCCGTGCCCCTGGTGCCCCCAGATGCTCACCTGCAGGAGGGGGGCGACCCCCTGGACGGCCCCCCCTCccagccgcagcagcagcaccggCCCCTGGCGCCCAGCACCTCAGCGTCCGAGCTGTCCCTCCCCggagcggcggcggcggcggcggcccCTCCCGGTCCCggtccccctccccctcctcccccgccCCCCAAACGCCACTGCCGCTCGCTGTCGGTGCCCGAGGACCTGTCGCGCTGCCGCTACACCTGGCGGCCCAGCGCCTCGCGGGTCTGGACTCCCGTCAGTCGCCAGCAGTGCCACGGAGGAGCGGGGGGAGGGGTCACGGGTGGGGGGGCGggtccaggaggaggagggggtatAGGGGCGGGTGCGGCGGGGGGAGGAGCCTGTCCCCTCCGCGCTCCCAGCTCCTCTCTGAACTCGTCGCTGCACTCCTCGTCCAGCCCCACCTTCTTCAGCCTGGCGCTGTCTCCGGACTCGCCGCTGCCCTGGAGCTTCCCCTGGGACCCCAGCGAGGCGGCGGCGGGGGGAGgagcctgctgctgcttcttcccctCGCcgtcctcctgctcctcctcgcCCTCCCCGCTCCACCCGCCTCCCCCTCCTCAGAGGCGTTTCTCCCTCTCGCCCGTGCTCATCAGAGACTCGGcggcctccacctccttccTGCCTCCGCCTCCCGTGCCGAGCCAAGCGGCGCCGCCTCCCCCGGGCTGCTccgccgccgctgccgcc CTGCCGCCGCTGCCGCCGGAGCGACGGCGGGGGGGGGGCCCGGTGCCCGCTTCGCCCTCCTCGGCCTGCAGCACGCCGTCGTCCCTGCGCCGCAGCCTGCCGCCGCAGCTGCCGCGCTGCCACTCGCAGCCCTGcgacctgctgctgctcaaacCGGGACTGAAGAGACGCCGCGACCCCGACCGGCCCTGCGCCCGCCCCGTCCTCGACTTCACCAAGATGACTCAG ACCCGCAGCATCGACCCGCAGTGTTTGGAGCGCGGTGGCGGCGGCAGGCTGGCGTGCGGCGGTGACGTCTGCATGGGCATGGAGTCCTTCATGAGCGACTTCCGAGGCTCCTGCTCGCCGGCCGAGTGCCTGGGCAGGACCAGCATCGGGCCGCTGAGCGAGAGCGACGAGGAGTGCCGCGAGGACGACGGCGACgacgaggaggaggacgaggacgGGGAGGAGGACGCGGACGAGCGCGAGGCGGCGCAGCAGCAGGCGGCGGTGTTTGAGCGGGATTGTACAGAACTCGACTTGAACTTGATAGAAGAAAACTGA